Proteins encoded in a region of the Drosophila busckii strain San Diego stock center, stock number 13000-0081.31 chromosome 2L, ASM1175060v1, whole genome shotgun sequence genome:
- the LOC108600716 gene encoding reticulon-4-interacting protein 1 homolog, mitochondrial: protein MQAAGVIVLRPVRRCALLPRLSQANRQLSVSTGATTTDVPVVTPLPAKSSLKMRACQLHCYGDIDELQFTDKLKLPQIRNSHECLVRVRATTVNPIDLAMLRGYGSTLLSMLRCRPGEDIEFPMTLGREFCGELVQKGMGVDNAELQLGTRVWGVVPVSQTSGAHADFVVVPASCLAPAPVELDDSEAASVLYAGLTAWSGLYLTGGLGGVCGATTTSGGGANKRVLVLGGSGGVGTLAIQILKSQGVQVLATCSEDAVEMVRCLGADHVVDYSNPVAMEELCNYAPYDIVLDCAGQGGQHAGDLKYDFRQYITFSSPLLANIDKQGLGLGALKNVSDLLQTNVKAAQRGGLVKWGYFYPAAHGIKFLQRLVERRKLMPLIDSTFEFGVLPKAYERLKGGHLRGKTVVKL from the exons ATGCAGGCAGCCGGCGTAATTGTTTTAAGGCCTGTTAGGCGTTGTGCACTCTTACCACGGCTTTCGCAGGCAAATCGTCAGCTTTCCGTATCTActggcgcaacaacaacagatgtTCCAGTGGTCACTCCGCTGCCTGCAAAATCCTCGTTAAAAATGCGCGCCTGCCAACTACATTGCTACGGTGACATTGATGAGCTACAATTCACAGATAAGCTCAAATTGCCACAGATCCGCAATTCGCATGAATGTTTGGTGCGGGTACGCGCGACCACAGTGAATCCCATTGACTTGGCCATGTTGCGCGGATACGGCTCAACGCTGCTAAGTATGCTGCGCTGTCGACCAGGTGAAGACATTGAGTTTCCAATGACGCTAGGACGTGAATTTTGCGGTGAGCTGGTCCAAAAGGGCATGGGCGTGGATAATGCGGAGCTACAGCTGGGCACACGAGTTTGGGGCGTTGTGCCCGTATCACAAACGTCTGGTGCCCAtgctgattttgttgttgtgcctgcCAGTTGT CTAGCTCCAGCGCCAGTTGAGCTGGATGATAGCGAAGCGGCAAGTGTGCTGTATGCAGGGCTAACAGCCTGGTCAGGCTTGTATCTAACTGGTGGCTTGGGAGGTGTTTGTGGCGCCACCACAACATCTGGCGGAGGTGCTAATAAGCGCGTGCTTGTACTGGGCGGCTCTGGCGGTGTTGGCACTTTAgctattcaaatattaaaatcacaAGGAGTTCAAGTGCTGGCCACTTGCAGTGAAGATGCTGTGGAAATGGTGCGCTGCCTGGGCGCTGATCATGTTGTAGACTACTCAAATCCAGTTGCCATGGAGGAACTTTGTAACTATGCGCCGTATGATATTGTTCTGGACTGTGCCGGTCAAGGTGGACAGCATGCAGGCGACCTAAAATATGATTTCCGGCAGTATATTACCTTCTCCTCACCGCTGTTGGCCAACATTGATAAGCAAGGCTTGGGCCTCGGCGCGCTTAAGAATGTCTCCGATTTGTTGCAGACCAATGTGAAGGCTGCCCAGCGTGGCGGCCTGGTTAAGTGGGGTTACTTTTATCCAGCTGCTCATGGCATTAAGTTTTTGCAGCGTCTCGTGGAGCGACGCAAG CTTATGCCGCTCATCGACAGCACTTTTGAATTTGGCGTCTTGCCTAAGGCTTATGAGCGCTTGAAGGGTGGACACTTGCGCGGTAAAACCGTTGTAAAGCTTTAA
- the LOC108594341 gene encoding LOW QUALITY PROTEIN: protein ref(2)P (The sequence of the model RefSeq protein was modified relative to this genomic sequence to represent the inferred CDS: deleted 1 base in 1 codon): MPEKLLKISYNYNAATAGASAGQKQKLNAYLRMPSNTWMVLRREIEMYLFQERQLPNAEIRTYWIDADSDEIEIINQNDYEIFLAKCEQNLVLQVAEKLVAPAADAAPSAAAAAAAAADDPSNFVIHDAVQCDACDLQPIVGFRYKCIQCPNFDLCQKCEAGHKHANHMMVRMPNNNGPSVIDAWLSGPGSSQHHHHRRSSRRFRGQCPFGQAAADAGAAPTTPPTHKESRRERRHGGRTGGVFSQFVEMMMNLPESNTTAATAAATAATATATADEAKQPATAAAAPEAEPATASAAKPAKAEAAAETSAEKTAEPIAAPRTQEKAQAEPTPSTGSTPTTPILNLDNLAQMVNPEYMRAGIEILNNFSEMFAKMIDPSESGSMGYADIPVSTASSAASNKSEASADSTPAASKDATAPTAPPTAPATANETVVPEPELSATTTEQQPLANVDEEPRRRSESLDTDWQLIDNNASPIAHPSSNDALINLGSSAASTTSSSTDAAASPVHDFGQLGEMLRQHINQEQQLEQTNAPAQTSQVSAVSTSTTTETTVKAEENQRYHTDERINAAVVVMMSMGFSNEGAWLTQLLESVEGNIPAALDIMHTSQSGRN, translated from the exons ATGCCTGAAAAATTACTGAAAATCAGCTACAATTACAATGCTGCAACTGCAGGGGCAAGTgcaggccaaaagcaaaaactaaatgcgTATCTGAGAATGCCATCTAATACATGGATGGTATTGCGTCGCGAAATTGAAATGTACTTGTTCCAAGAGCGTCAGCTACCCAATGCCGAGATTCGCACCTATTGGATTG ATGCCGACTCTGATGAAATAGAGATCATCAATCAGAATGACTATGAAATATTCTTAGCCAAGTGCGAACAAAATCTGGTGCTGCAAGTTGCCGAAAAGTTGGTGGCTCCTGCCGCTGACGCTGCTccttcagcagctgctgctgctgctgctgcagcagatgATCCAAGCAATTTCGTCATACACGACGCGGTGCAGTGCGATGCCTGTGATCTGCAGCCTATTGTTGGGTTCCGCTACAAATGCATTCAGTGCccaaattttgatttgtgcCAGAAGTGCGAGGCTGGCCATAAGCATGCCAATCATATGATGGTGCGCATGCCCAATAATAATGGACCCAGTGTGATTGATGCTTGGCTGAGTGGTCCCGGTAGCAGCCAGcaccatcatcatcgtcgCTCAAGCCGTCGATTCCGTGGTCAATGTCCGTTTGGTCAGGCAGCTGCAGACGCTGGTGCTGCACCAACTACGCCGCCAACGCATAAAGAAAGTCGTCGTGAGCGTCGTCATGGCGGTCGGACTGGTGGTGTGTTCTCACAG TTTGTGGAAATGATGATGAATTTGCCAGAGAGCAATACAacagctgcgactgcagcagctacagctgcgaca GCGACAGCTACAGCTGATgaagccaagcagccagcaacagcagcagctgcacctgAAGCCGAACCAGCAACTGCAAGCGCAGCAAAGCCAGCGAAGGCTGAGGCTGCGGCTGAGACTAGCGCTGAGAAAACAGCGGAGCCCATTGCCGCACCACGCACCCAGGAGAAAGCACAAGCTGAACCAACACCATCTACTGGCAGTACACCAACCACGCCTATTCTTAATCTGGACAATTTGGCGCAAATGGTCAATCCGGAATATATGCGTGCTGGCattgaaatattgaataaCTTCAGcgaaatgtttgccaaaatgaTTGATCCCAGCGAGAGCGGCAGCATGGGCTATGCAGATATACCCGTGTCCACTGCAAGCTCAGCAGCGTCAAACAAATCTGAGGCTAGCGCTGActcgacgccagcagcaagcaaagatGCCACTGCACCAACAGCACCACCAACAGCCCCAGCTACAGCTAATGAGACTGTGGTGCCTGAGCCTGAGTTGTCTGCTACAAcaactgagcagcagccattggCAAATGTCGATGAAGAACCACGTCGCAGATCGGAAAGCTTGGACACCGATTGGCAGTTGATTGATAATAATGCCAGTCCAATTGCTCACCCTTCAAGCAATGATGCCTTGATCAACTTGGGCTCGAGCGCTGCTAGTACCACTTCTAGCTCcacagatgctgctgcttcgccTGTGCATGACTTTGGGCAGTTGGGCGAAATGCTGCGTCAGCATATTAATCAGGAGCAACAGCTTGAACAGACTAACGCTCCCGCGCAGACCTCACAGGTCAGCGCGGTGAGCACTTCGACCACAACCGAGACAACTGTCAAAGCTGAAGAAAATCAAAGATATCATACTG ACGAACGCATCAACGCCGCTGTAGTAGTCATGATGTCCATGGGCTTTAGCAACGAGGGAGCCTGgctgacgcagctgctcgAATCGGTAGAGGGCAATATACCAGCTGCCTTAGATATAATGCATACATCCCAAAGTGGGCGCAATTGA
- the LOC108607414 gene encoding protein Diedel-like — translation MYIVPLIVAILGVLALQAPIAQAECCHDAKIVVYRLESDSCGEIGGHRLKDGTCSIKICANGMDVKGTYCGKESCNMFGCNCDYGCMEGNWEHTFKERYAHLNLDIIEARWSYVGVMSALSAE, via the coding sequence ATGTATATTGTGCCGTTAATTGTTGCGATTCTAGGCGTCTTGGCACTCCAGGCGCCAATTGCTCAAGCCGAATGCTGCCATGATGCCAAGATTGTCGTCTACAGATTAGAAAGCGACTCCTGTGGCGAAATTGGTGGGCATAGACTGAAGGATGGCACCTGTAGCATCAAGATCTGTGCCAATGGTATGGACGTAAAGGGAACCTATTGTGGTAAAGAATCTTGCAATATGTTCGGTTGCAACTGTGATTACGGCTGTATGGAAGGAAACTGGGAGCACACCTTCAAAGAGCGCTATGCTCATCTCAATCTGGACATCATTGAAGCACGCTGGTCATACGTAGGAGTAATGTCAGCACTAAGCgcagaataa
- the LOC108603575 gene encoding uncharacterized protein LOC108603575 yields MEFCESDTCSSQLGAYQKELFSASFYFGLCALISHGLLLGITVVIAHKCISLKLEHTAGHAFYCTVGFVFCLGESLLVQQSKLLKLWLSSFSLDLLHSALILLAFGIGVVGVGIKTWQKLQRKRDDPKAQVLHFRSNHGFSGIIGCVLLLCCLLSDLALYLFASKSLQLLHRFFTISSFVALMTSQLFGYKTGFASRQWKAHHVRWFQLLTFVVTVTTINYEFRLFSRELVAHLT; encoded by the exons ATGGAATTCTGTGAATCGGATACATGTAGTTCCCAGCTTGGCGCCTATCAAAAAGAACTATTCTCAGCAAGCTTTTACTTTGGTCTATGCGCGCTCATCTCACATGGTTTGCTGCTGGGCATCACCGTGGTCATAGCGCACAAGTGTATATCCCTTAAGTTGGAGCATACGGCTGGACACGCTTTCTACTGCACAGTGGGC TTTGTCTTTTGCCTTGGTGAATCATTGTTAGTGCAGCAGAGCAAGCTGCTCAAGCTCTGGCTAAGCTCGTTTAGTTTGGATTTGCTACACAGTGCATTGATTCTGTTGGCCTTTGGCATTGGTGTCGTGGGTGTGGGCATCAAGACCTGGCAGAAGCTACAGCGCAAGCGTGACGATCCCAAAGCCCAAGTACTGCACTTTCGCAGCAATCACGGCTTCTCAG GCATTATCGGTTGTGTCttgttgctttgctgcctGCTCAGCGATCTGgcgttatatttatttgcaagcaaatCTTTGCAGCTACTTCATCGGTTTTTCACCATCAGCAGCTTCGTCGCTCTCATGACATCGCAACTATTTGGCTACAAAACGGGATTTGCCTCACGCCAATGGAAAGCTCACCATGTGCGCTGGTTCCAGTTGCTCACATTTGTAGTCACTGTTACAACTATTAACTATGAATTTAGACTTTTTTCGCGAGAGCTTGTGGCACATCTAACTTGA